In a genomic window of candidate division WOR-3 bacterium:
- a CDS encoding indolepyruvate oxidoreductase subunit beta produces MNLLVCGVGGQGVLLFSDILAQLALTAGLDVKKSEVHGMAQRGGSVTSHIRWGKKIHSPLIEEGTADIIVAFELLEAVRYLHFLAPAGWLIYDPLTIAPLPVQLGLVEQIAPQKLVKRIQNRIQKSLSVRAFDTACTLGNPRVQNTVMLGAVSRLLEFPDDLYCQTIKQLVKPQFVEANILAFRRGQELNPISR; encoded by the coding sequence GTGAACCTGCTGGTATGTGGCGTAGGCGGTCAAGGTGTACTGCTTTTTTCGGATATTCTTGCCCAGCTGGCGCTTACTGCCGGACTGGATGTCAAAAAAAGCGAAGTTCATGGCATGGCGCAGCGGGGGGGCAGTGTTACCAGCCATATCCGCTGGGGGAAAAAAATCCACTCACCATTAATTGAAGAAGGCACGGCAGATATAATTGTCGCCTTCGAACTCCTTGAGGCAGTGCGTTACCTTCATTTCCTCGCCCCTGCTGGCTGGCTGATATACGATCCGCTTACTATTGCTCCTCTGCCAGTCCAGCTGGGACTGGTGGAGCAAATCGCCCCTCAGAAACTTGTGAAACGGATTCAAAACCGGATTCAAAAATCCCTATCTGTCCGGGCATTTGACACTGCCTGCACTTTGGGCAATCCGCGCGTTCAGAATACGGTAATGCTCGGTGCAGTATCTCGGCTTTTGGAATTCCCAGATGACCTCTATTGCCAGACGATCAAACAACTGGTAAAACCCCAGTTTGTGGAAGCAAATATTTTGGCGTTTCGACGGGGTCAAGAACTCAACCCCATCTCAAGATGA